One window of the Lytechinus variegatus isolate NC3 chromosome 3, Lvar_3.0, whole genome shotgun sequence genome contains the following:
- the LOC121410492 gene encoding ribitol-5-phosphate xylosyltransferase 1-like isoform X1: protein MNTMIKRILQITLIFYLIVTAYTLYVLLLAPDEKKNVHQDQGVLGNAEIKKPKPKPVIPDHQDVFAKVPIQAKNSTYSIEIWSKVGLGSYTWEHILNGKLESRLDGIWFYGELQMHNLKFRMRDGDGVQPDKVPQDIENVMLILNGRAPDKEEYTRYWLDYLGSYSQLRRVVLMLIGNEQCQNDWVLPYMKSRGGPVDRLFIVYDTLIVNGDDIMQWPLGVATYRGFPKIEINQLNLRSPRKHRCNFLGTMYPNSSREVLLKVINENNLQDYCYFKTRQQWEPDESEASLQAYINVILQSDLTLSPVGMNVECYRIYEACALGSVPVVEDITTKGDCSPNPLRLLKKLGAPFIFIKDWKELPRIMEAEMKMSVDEIVDRRRRLVAWYETFKYKMKDILLGKIGEVFKEDALR from the exons ATGAATACGATGATAAAACGTATTTTGCAGATCACCCTTATCTTTTATCTGATTGTGACTGCCTACACCTTGTATGTACTCTTGT tagCTCCAGATGAGAAGAAGAATGTCCATCAAGACCAGGGGGTTCTAGGTAACGCTGAGATCAAGAAGCCCAAACCAAAGCCTGTGATACCAGATCACCAAGATGTATTTGCCAAAGTACCCATTCAAGCCAAGAATAGTACCTATTCAATTGAAATCTGGAGCAAAGTAGGCCTAG GCTCATATACTTGGGAGCATATATTAAATGGAAAGCTTGAATCAAGACTTGATGGTATTTGGTTCTATGGTGAACTTCAAATGCACAACTTGAAGTTCAG aATGCGTGACGGAGATGGGGTTCAACCAGATAAAGTCCCTCAGGACATAGAGAATGTTATGCTTATTTTAAATGGGAGAGCTCCAGACAAAGAGGAATACACACGATACTGGCTTGACTATCTTGGATCATATTCACAACTTAGACGGGTAGTTTTGATGCTGATTGGTAATGAGCAATGCCAGAATGATTGGGTACTTCCTTACATGAAGAGCAGGGGTGGACCTGTTGATAGACTCTTCATCGTTTACGATACTCTCATTGTCAATGGTGATGATATTATGCAGTGGCCCCTTGGTGTAGCAAC GTACAGAGGTTTTCCAAAGATAGAAATCAATCAGCTTAATCTACGTTCTCCAAGAAAACATAGATGTAATTTCCTTGGTACCATGTACCCTAACTCATCAAGGGAAGTACTATTAAAAGtcatcaatgaaaataatctcCAGGATTACTGCTACTTTAAGACAAGACAACA ATGGGAGCCTGATGAATCAGAAGCTAGTCTCCAAGCATACATTAATGTAATCCTTCAGAGTGATCTCACCCTAAGTCCTGTTGGAATGAATGTTGAGTGCTACCGTATCTATGAAGCATGTGCTCTAGGATCCGTCCCTGTCGTAGAGGATATAACCACCAAGGGAGATTGCAGCCCTAATCCATTAAGACTCTTGAAAAAACTGGGAGCaccttttattttcatcaagGACTGGAAGGAGTTGCCAAGGATCATGGAGGCAGAGATGAAGATGTCAGTTGATGAGATTGTCGATAGGAGAAGAAGACTTGTTGCTTGGTATGAAACGTTTAAATACAAGATGAAAGATATCTTGCTCGGGAAAATAGGAGAGGTATTTAAAGAAGATGCGTTGAGGTGA
- the LOC121410492 gene encoding ribitol-5-phosphate xylosyltransferase 1-like isoform X2, whose amino-acid sequence MNTMIKRILQITLIFYLIVTAYTLYVLLSPDEKKNVHQDQGVLGNAEIKKPKPKPVIPDHQDVFAKVPIQAKNSTYSIEIWSKVGLGSYTWEHILNGKLESRLDGIWFYGELQMHNLKFRMRDGDGVQPDKVPQDIENVMLILNGRAPDKEEYTRYWLDYLGSYSQLRRVVLMLIGNEQCQNDWVLPYMKSRGGPVDRLFIVYDTLIVNGDDIMQWPLGVATYRGFPKIEINQLNLRSPRKHRCNFLGTMYPNSSREVLLKVINENNLQDYCYFKTRQQWEPDESEASLQAYINVILQSDLTLSPVGMNVECYRIYEACALGSVPVVEDITTKGDCSPNPLRLLKKLGAPFIFIKDWKELPRIMEAEMKMSVDEIVDRRRRLVAWYETFKYKMKDILLGKIGEVFKEDALR is encoded by the exons ATGAATACGATGATAAAACGTATTTTGCAGATCACCCTTATCTTTTATCTGATTGTGACTGCCTACACCTTGTATGTACTCTTGT CTCCAGATGAGAAGAAGAATGTCCATCAAGACCAGGGGGTTCTAGGTAACGCTGAGATCAAGAAGCCCAAACCAAAGCCTGTGATACCAGATCACCAAGATGTATTTGCCAAAGTACCCATTCAAGCCAAGAATAGTACCTATTCAATTGAAATCTGGAGCAAAGTAGGCCTAG GCTCATATACTTGGGAGCATATATTAAATGGAAAGCTTGAATCAAGACTTGATGGTATTTGGTTCTATGGTGAACTTCAAATGCACAACTTGAAGTTCAG aATGCGTGACGGAGATGGGGTTCAACCAGATAAAGTCCCTCAGGACATAGAGAATGTTATGCTTATTTTAAATGGGAGAGCTCCAGACAAAGAGGAATACACACGATACTGGCTTGACTATCTTGGATCATATTCACAACTTAGACGGGTAGTTTTGATGCTGATTGGTAATGAGCAATGCCAGAATGATTGGGTACTTCCTTACATGAAGAGCAGGGGTGGACCTGTTGATAGACTCTTCATCGTTTACGATACTCTCATTGTCAATGGTGATGATATTATGCAGTGGCCCCTTGGTGTAGCAAC GTACAGAGGTTTTCCAAAGATAGAAATCAATCAGCTTAATCTACGTTCTCCAAGAAAACATAGATGTAATTTCCTTGGTACCATGTACCCTAACTCATCAAGGGAAGTACTATTAAAAGtcatcaatgaaaataatctcCAGGATTACTGCTACTTTAAGACAAGACAACA ATGGGAGCCTGATGAATCAGAAGCTAGTCTCCAAGCATACATTAATGTAATCCTTCAGAGTGATCTCACCCTAAGTCCTGTTGGAATGAATGTTGAGTGCTACCGTATCTATGAAGCATGTGCTCTAGGATCCGTCCCTGTCGTAGAGGATATAACCACCAAGGGAGATTGCAGCCCTAATCCATTAAGACTCTTGAAAAAACTGGGAGCaccttttattttcatcaagGACTGGAAGGAGTTGCCAAGGATCATGGAGGCAGAGATGAAGATGTCAGTTGATGAGATTGTCGATAGGAGAAGAAGACTTGTTGCTTGGTATGAAACGTTTAAATACAAGATGAAAGATATCTTGCTCGGGAAAATAGGAGAGGTATTTAAAGAAGATGCGTTGAGGTGA
- the LOC121410493 gene encoding protein FAM72A-like: MHPSFKKKPVVQLVCRFCNSCICKRGMKAVLLADTNMELYSTDAPCVGKISNVGRPYSTGKCECRISDTACNHCGNNVGYTILIPCVPCLQSCNNGHLWIFNSTVVWAEGKLDKSGSDVLRWDSLPECPDDDNSQDSFLEDMDDIECIR; the protein is encoded by the exons atgcatCCCAGTTTTAAGAAAAAGCCTGTTGTGCAACTCGTCTGTCGGTTCTGCAACTCTTGTATCTGCAAACGTGGAATGAAAGCCGTTCTCCTTGCCGACACGAACATGGAACTTTATTCAACTGATGCCCCATGCGTTGG AAAAATCAGTAATGTGGGCAGGCCTTACTCAACAGGGAAATGTGAATGTAGAATATCTGATACAGCATGTAATCACTG tgGGAACAATGTTGGATACACCATACTTATTCCATGTGTGCCATGTCTTCAGTCTTGTAACAATGGTCATTTGTGGATCTTTAACAGTACTGTAGTATGGGCAGAGGGAAAGCTAGATAAATCAG GAAGTGATGTGTTGAGGTGGGACAGTTTGCCAGAATGTCCAGATGATGACAACAGCCAAGATTCTTTCCTTGAAGATATGGATGATATTGAGTGTATCCGGTGA